GGCCGTAAAAGAGCGCCATGCGCCGGTTCGAAGCGTATAAATCTCAACCAGAGAATGAGTAGTGGCTACGACATATACAACCCTCACCACTTTGTAATCGTCAGTCTTCGGGCAATACCCAAAGCCAAGAGATTGGTTTTCCATTAATCCCCCACGGCCAATATTAGGGTGCGGAATGGATATGGCTTTTTGAATACAAGGGTTGCAGAGAACGTATGAATCAAAACCTCTGGTGAGACAAAATAGGCCGTTAGATGAACCAATTACGTGCATGCAATTGCTGTAGCAAAGCGGTCCTATGGAATCTGATGGGTCTCTTATGAAATCTAATCGGTCAGTGACCAAACTCCTCTCTTGTATTTGTGGATCCAGGGAAAGTAGGCGGATGCGTATGGCAGGGGGTCGGTCTTTCTTGAGTCGGTAGTCGAAATGGTGGAACACAAGGTTGGATGGGTATTGGGGGATGGAAAGAGCGCGGCTGAGGTAGGTGGCGATGAAATGAGGGCTGGAGATGAGAGAGCACCATGTTTTGGAAACGCACCTGAATCTGATGACCGACTTCACGGACAGTCGTGAGAGGATTTCGGCGACAACTTCATTTGGGAGACTGTTTGACATCGTCTTTCTTTTTCCGGTGCCACTTGAAGAGCCTGTAAGCAGCATAACAATTTATAAGTACCGGttggaaaacattaaaaaaaaaaaaaaaaaaaagaagatttgcAACTCTTGAGCTTCTTTGCCATAACTGGttggaaaacattaaaaaaaattaataataataataaaaagggacgtttgggttttttaaattatatacgGATACCggaaaaaaaatagacattACGTTTGAAATGAAGATTTGCAACCCTGAGCTTCTTTGTCAAGATCAGCGCCGTGGTagagatatttttgttttattaaaaaaaaaaaaaaaaaggttattttgtctttttgtctgTCTAGGGGACACAGCTGTGGGCCTCTCCCAGAATGTTGATGTTTGCTCCTTCCCCTATATATACCGACTGCTGAGTGCTCACCGGGTAAGTCTACCAGATGGTCTAGAAAAAATCGAGCAGTGGTGTCTCCCCTTCTGGTGTCATCAGCGAGTTTAGGTGGTCTTGGCAAGCGTATCCCAAAGTTACGCTCTGATGGCCCTGAGACAGGTGGTGGTGCCGGAGAGAAAGGAAAGTGGCTCAATTTCCTGCACAATAGAATAAAGTTAGTGTTGTACTATATATCTTCAAGTTAATAGTTCCTAGCTAGTTGGAATATAATTTAGGTACAGACTCTGAGCTCCTGAAGCTGAGGTTCTGTGAAGCCACCATCCTTCTTGGTCCCTGATTTTGCCATTAGCCGGGTTACCCACTTGGCAGCTTCCCCATAGTCCTGCTGTGTTGCACGAAAATATTGCGGCCTCAGCTTCTGCATGAAGGACAAAGCCAATACAGCCTTTACCTATCAAAGTAGGGATGAGCTAAAGCCGCTTTTTGCACTGGTTCTTTGTCGTGCTTTATATCGAACCATTGAAGTCAGATGTTCCCATCCAATCCCACCATCTAAATCCAACAACTGAAATCCCCTCCGCAGTTCAGTGCTAGCACGAGGCTCTACACTTTTCCTCCATGCAACGAAGTCATAGTCACATCTCTTTAACTGACGATTGAATTAACGGTGCGAAATTATTATGGGCCAGAAGTTGTTGCTGGGAAGCCTCTTGATCGTCCCTACTTAACTGAGAATGTGGCTCTAGTTGAAGCAGGTTGTGTGAATCTGGCCAGGCATGCATATTTTGAACACAAAGGCTTATAGTGTGAATGTCGTTGTTGCCGTGAACAAGTTCTCTACTGATACCGAGGCAGAACTCAACGCAGTCAGAAATGCAGCTTTGGCTGCTGGGGCATACGATGCAGTAATTTGTACCCATCATGCCCATGGTGGAAAAGGAGCGGTTAGTCACTTTGTTCCCTTAATTAGTCTTAATTAATCCAAGAGACCATCACTCTCTACTCACTTAAACATAATAACTAACTAGAAAAGTATAAAAATATGTAAGAGCAAAATCAATTCGTATGACAATAACTAGtatgtacttataaaaaaaaactagtatGTGCTCTATCCCAATTAAGTAAGAACCTTGATTTGCTTGCCAACTCTAGCATAGACCATCTTTCTCCAAATTGCAACCCCAATTTTAGTCCTTCGATAATCTTGAATCTCCCATTTAATCGAGCCTTATTTTTAATGTGCCTCTATattgtttagttattttcttGAACCTAATAAAAAAGGGCCTTTTAAGTGT
This DNA window, taken from Alnus glutinosa chromosome 5, dhAlnGlut1.1, whole genome shotgun sequence, encodes the following:
- the LOC133869174 gene encoding F-box/kelch-repeat protein At3g06240-like, with the protein product MLLTGSSSGTGKRKTMSNSLPNEVVAEILSRLSVKSVIRFRCVSKTWCSLISSPHFIATYLSRALSIPQYPSNLVFHHFDYRLKKDRPPAIRIRLLSLDPQIQERSLVTDRLDFIRDPSDSIGPLCYSNCMHVIGSSNGLFCLTRGFDSYVLCNPCIQKAISIPHPNIGRGGLMENQSLGFGYCPKTDDYKVVRVVYVVATTHSLVEIYTLRTGAWRSFTAPGPPYYFGEPIGGNSLCNSFFNGAVHWPARTPKHQRPFHHLIVSFNMEDEVFREMAMPKSLQGDQEISEFFMAVVDGLLALIPCRDDEDMPVWVMKEYGRAESWTKQFDIKFECGAYAYGPIGFRKNGEVLLEDQEGNLCSYERNSEQSWYLHINDISDWLYFDSYVETLALLNVADGVLGVQATASCVGKLKAKEKKRKRKIRMLGQ